A genomic segment from Candidatus Brocadia sinica JPN1 encodes:
- the bamA gene encoding outer membrane protein assembly factor BamA: MKFRKVLLQAASLIVVLVITLCFWHTGVLSAVTQEKTTRIIKKIEIKGNHRISTAAIKSSIRVKEGDPYDPQMVSQDVDAIWSLGFFDNIEVSLEEIPAGLKLVFLITERTVIDEIQFQGNTRIKTKKLKKQIEIKQGDYLKQYLLKFDEDKIKELYIKKCFYRVQVHAETKVVNGKTVVIFNIDEGTKVRIARIAFKGNKGLKRRKLLKQMETRQKHFPTFIFPGRFDQRKFQSDIDKVKEFYMNNGWLDVDVGWEIAYSDDDSKMYITIHIKEGERYYVESLQVNGAALFTEEELKQKLKLQEGGPFFLDAVEKDTYQIRLTYGEQGYITTAVKEKHTFSSEGAKVNVSFTIDEKDRHYIEKIKITGNDKTRDNVIRRQLTFYPGEKLDTEKIRDSQRRLANTGYFDMESGMPAGINFEQGSEPNKQNILVEVKEGRTGMLRFGGGYGANVGAFGDVSYTDRNFDVTDLPKSLNDFVQGNAFRGAGEILTLRFSPGFYRTEIMASLTNPSVFDSPYSAGISLFDYLRWYREYQQQIIGSRVSGGREIQRDFFVRLSPEFDIIDINRRDDKEDTPQDVLDVEGSHLKAGVTLSANIIRIDNIFMPARGYDGESSVEVAGLDVDIVKYKFQTTKYNTLFEIPKWGKHVVAYGGSFGVVESTSGSEVPIFERFFAGGYGSIRGFEYRGVSPIDEKTDDQIGGNVLLLLNAEYLVPIYRDIIRAAVFVDSGKADKSVSDISFDHFRLSTGLGLRLSIPFLGRSTISLDYGIPVMKEDGDETQSFSFNFGGGSSF, translated from the coding sequence ATGAAGTTTCGCAAGGTTTTATTGCAGGCTGCGAGTTTAATCGTAGTGCTTGTTATAACCTTGTGTTTTTGGCATACGGGAGTTCTTTCGGCGGTCACGCAAGAAAAGACGACTCGGATTATTAAAAAGATTGAAATCAAAGGAAATCACCGGATTAGCACGGCCGCAATAAAAAGCAGTATCCGGGTAAAAGAGGGTGATCCTTATGATCCGCAGATGGTAAGCCAGGATGTAGATGCGATTTGGTCGTTAGGGTTCTTTGACAACATAGAAGTGTCGCTTGAAGAGATACCCGCAGGGTTAAAGCTGGTATTTCTTATAACTGAACGGACTGTAATTGATGAAATACAGTTCCAGGGCAATACGCGGATCAAGACCAAGAAACTGAAGAAGCAAATTGAGATAAAGCAGGGAGACTATTTAAAACAGTATCTTCTGAAATTTGATGAAGATAAAATCAAAGAACTTTACATCAAGAAGTGTTTCTATAGAGTGCAGGTGCATGCGGAAACTAAAGTTGTTAATGGGAAAACGGTGGTGATTTTCAATATTGACGAAGGTACCAAGGTTCGCATTGCCAGGATAGCATTTAAGGGAAATAAAGGTTTAAAACGAAGAAAACTCCTGAAGCAGATGGAAACCAGGCAAAAGCATTTCCCAACCTTTATCTTTCCTGGCCGGTTTGATCAAAGGAAGTTCCAATCCGATATTGACAAGGTGAAAGAATTTTATATGAATAACGGATGGTTAGACGTCGATGTTGGCTGGGAAATAGCGTACAGTGATGATGATAGCAAGATGTACATCACTATTCATATAAAAGAAGGTGAAAGGTACTATGTGGAGAGCTTGCAGGTAAATGGGGCAGCCCTGTTTACGGAAGAAGAATTAAAACAAAAATTGAAATTGCAGGAGGGAGGGCCTTTCTTTTTGGACGCCGTTGAAAAAGACACCTACCAGATCCGCTTAACTTATGGGGAACAAGGGTACATTACAACCGCTGTGAAAGAGAAACATACCTTTAGTTCGGAAGGCGCAAAGGTAAACGTTTCTTTCACGATAGATGAAAAAGATAGGCATTATATTGAAAAGATCAAAATAACAGGAAATGATAAGACGAGAGATAATGTTATCCGGCGGCAGTTGACGTTTTATCCCGGTGAAAAGTTAGATACAGAGAAGATACGTGATAGTCAGAGGCGTTTGGCTAATACAGGATATTTTGACATGGAATCGGGTATGCCGGCCGGGATTAATTTCGAACAGGGTTCTGAGCCAAATAAACAAAATATTCTGGTCGAGGTGAAAGAAGGAAGGACGGGAATGTTGCGGTTTGGTGGAGGTTATGGAGCAAACGTAGGGGCGTTCGGCGATGTTTCGTATACAGACAGGAATTTTGATGTTACTGATTTGCCGAAAAGCCTGAACGATTTCGTACAGGGTAACGCCTTTCGAGGTGCTGGCGAAATATTGACTTTGCGGTTTAGTCCGGGGTTTTACCGGACAGAAATTATGGCGTCTTTGACCAATCCTTCCGTATTCGACTCTCCTTATAGCGCAGGAATAAGTTTATTTGACTATCTCAGATGGTATCGTGAATATCAGCAGCAGATTATAGGATCGAGGGTTTCTGGAGGAAGAGAAATTCAAAGAGATTTTTTTGTGAGATTGAGTCCGGAATTTGATATTATAGATATTAATAGAAGGGACGATAAAGAAGACACTCCTCAGGACGTATTGGACGTTGAAGGGAGTCATTTGAAAGCCGGCGTTACTTTATCTGCAAATATAATCAGAATCGATAATATATTTATGCCTGCGAGAGGGTATGATGGGGAATCTTCAGTTGAAGTCGCCGGGTTGGATGTGGATATCGTTAAATATAAATTTCAGACAACAAAATACAATACGCTCTTTGAAATTCCCAAATGGGGAAAACACGTTGTTGCCTATGGTGGCTCTTTTGGGGTTGTAGAATCGACTTCCGGGTCAGAAGTCCCTATATTTGAAAGATTTTTTGCCGGTGGTTACGGTTCTATCAGGGGATTTGAGTATAGGGGTGTTTCTCCAATCGATGAAAAAACCGATGATCAGATTGGTGGGAATGTATTGCTTTTGTTGAATGCCGAATATCTGGTGCCTATATATAGAGATATTATTCGGGCGGCAGTTTTTGTTGATAGTGGAAAGGCTGATAAGTCAGTCAGTGATATCAGTTTTGATCACTTCAGGTTATCCACAGGTCTTGGACTAAGATTGAGTATTCCTTTTCTTGGTCGTTCTACTATTTCACTTGATTACGGTATTCCTGTCATGAAAGAGGATGGGGATGAAACCCAGTCGTTTTCATTTAATTTTGGAGGAGGCAGTAGCTTTTAA
- the lpxC gene encoding UDP-3-O-acyl-N-acetylglucosamine deacetylase, whose amino-acid sequence MGSTQKTIQREVECAGVGMFRGGATKLRFKPAPLNSGIHFVRVDLPNRPLVPAHVHALSSNYKRIFLKNKEAEVESVEHLMAALAGLGIDNIEIEINGQEIPAGDGSAKLFVEILKKAGIAELGGKKKTFTVKSPIVVSSGSASVMAMPCEKGLLLSYTLDFNGSFIRQQTYDIEFTEENFCKEIAPARTFGLSTYVEEFKKLGLGKGVTDDNSIIVHEDGKLTKPISMKPAELRFPNEFVRHKILDLIGDLYLANVFIQGRIVANRSGHSLNVQLAEKIVGAA is encoded by the coding sequence GTGGGCAGTACACAAAAGACAATTCAGCGAGAGGTCGAGTGCGCAGGTGTGGGGATGTTTCGTGGGGGAGCTACAAAACTCCGCTTTAAACCAGCACCGTTAAACTCGGGCATTCATTTTGTTCGTGTAGATTTGCCTAATCGACCGCTGGTGCCAGCACACGTACATGCCTTATCTAGCAATTATAAACGCATATTTTTAAAAAATAAAGAAGCGGAGGTTGAGAGCGTAGAACATTTAATGGCAGCCTTGGCAGGGTTAGGGATCGATAACATCGAAATCGAGATAAACGGCCAGGAAATTCCGGCAGGGGATGGAAGCGCCAAACTATTTGTGGAAATTCTCAAAAAGGCAGGTATTGCTGAACTGGGTGGTAAAAAGAAGACTTTTACTGTAAAATCTCCGATTGTCGTGAGTAGCGGAAGCGCAAGTGTTATGGCAATGCCTTGTGAAAAAGGCTTACTATTATCATACACGCTGGATTTTAACGGCTCTTTTATAAGGCAACAAACGTATGATATCGAGTTTACGGAAGAAAATTTCTGCAAAGAGATTGCACCAGCAAGGACATTTGGTTTAAGTACCTATGTTGAAGAGTTCAAAAAACTTGGCTTAGGAAAAGGGGTTACGGATGACAATAGCATTATTGTGCATGAAGACGGAAAGTTGACAAAGCCGATTTCTATGAAGCCCGCCGAATTGAGATTTCCTAATGAATTTGTAAGGCACAAAATTTTAGACCTCATAGGAGACCTTTATCTGGCCAATGTATTCATTCAAGGGCGAATTGTTGCAAACAGGTCTGGCCATTCGCTGAACGTTCAGCTAGCAGAGAAGATTGTAGGAGCAGCATAA
- a CDS encoding single-stranded DNA-binding protein, which produces MASLNKVFLMGNLTRDPELRYTPAGLAVASFGIAINRAWTAKTGEQKEEVCYVDINIFGRRAEVVGEYFSKGNPIFIEGRLQFNQWETKDGQKRSTLRVVADNFQFIGGVAKRPEEGMGALSKEGKSPEGAPEDINLDINNEEIPF; this is translated from the coding sequence ATGGCAAGCCTTAACAAAGTCTTTCTCATGGGAAATCTCACTCGGGACCCGGAACTGAGATATACCCCTGCGGGATTGGCGGTTGCAAGTTTCGGAATTGCGATTAACAGGGCGTGGACTGCTAAAACTGGAGAACAAAAGGAAGAAGTATGTTATGTCGATATCAATATCTTCGGGCGCAGGGCGGAGGTTGTTGGTGAGTATTTCAGTAAGGGAAATCCGATTTTCATTGAGGGGCGCTTGCAGTTTAATCAATGGGAAACCAAAGACGGGCAAAAGCGGAGTACGCTTCGTGTCGTTGCGGATAATTTCCAATTCATCGGAGGAGTGGCCAAGCGTCCCGAGGAAGGGATGGGTGCCTTATCGAAAGAAGGCAAGTCACCGGAGGGAGCACCTGAAGATATTAATCTTGATATTAATAATGAAGAAATACCATTTTAG
- a CDS encoding cupin domain-containing protein, with protein MEPIDIEKKIQFNKDHFIPNILYASPKVKIPLICMEPGQEIPPHGGHSIGIFYVIEGKGIFTLNDQKIDMKKNMIFVAPEGASRGMKCVERMVVLAISLG; from the coding sequence TTGGAACCAATCGATATAGAGAAAAAGATACAGTTTAATAAAGATCACTTTATTCCAAACATTCTTTATGCTTCGCCAAAGGTAAAAATACCGTTGATTTGTATGGAACCTGGCCAAGAAATACCACCGCATGGGGGACACAGTATTGGTATCTTTTATGTAATAGAAGGTAAGGGAATATTTACACTAAACGATCAGAAGATTGACATGAAAAAAAATATGATCTTTGTCGCCCCTGAAGGAGCTTCCAGAGGAATGAAGTGTGTGGAAAGAATGGTTGTTTTAGCCATTAGTCTCGGGTAA
- a CDS encoding radical SAM protein translates to MTSFDFLHIDAEIVQGKVVGKAGGVLGKMLQPYVDQFFEKINSLKVIARVNGMQVYNLYNPPFPSQAGMRFLERKLRMMLYKMAFPVTANLAITHKCQCQCIHCSADPFIDPTKKELTVEEIKTVVDGALDLGASLIIYVGGEPLLREELYDLINYVDKTRAIPMIFTNGLLLTEENVQKLAKAGLFSLNISIDSSEPELHNEFRAVPGCYQKAFEGAERCRKAGILTGISTYATSESIKTGKVEKLLKIAQEQGFSEVTIFDCIPSGRFLKDTSKILTAEDRKQLIALTKRYHEMDHLMGINCMSIINSPRGVGCYGAQSQFYMTAYGDINPCDFNPINFGNVREMSIQDIWKKMVTHPDFSKRYPTCRMQSKAYRKKYIDPLPKNVRLPVKIEDIAPVELVDLETTLAGVS, encoded by the coding sequence ATGACATCATTTGATTTTTTACATATTGATGCCGAAATTGTTCAAGGTAAGGTTGTAGGGAAGGCAGGGGGGGTGCTTGGCAAGATGTTGCAACCCTATGTGGACCAGTTTTTTGAAAAGATTAATTCCCTGAAGGTAATTGCCCGGGTTAACGGTATGCAGGTGTACAACCTTTACAATCCGCCTTTTCCCAGCCAGGCGGGTATGCGGTTTCTCGAGAGAAAGTTGAGAATGATGTTGTATAAGATGGCATTTCCCGTCACAGCGAATCTGGCGATAACGCACAAATGCCAGTGTCAATGTATCCATTGTAGTGCAGACCCATTTATAGATCCTACCAAAAAAGAACTCACCGTGGAGGAAATAAAAACCGTAGTGGATGGGGCATTAGATCTTGGTGCAAGTCTGATTATCTACGTGGGTGGAGAGCCGCTGCTTCGGGAAGAACTCTATGATCTCATTAACTATGTTGATAAAACTAGGGCTATCCCGATGATATTTACCAACGGATTGCTCCTGACAGAAGAAAATGTTCAAAAACTCGCTAAGGCAGGTTTGTTTTCCTTAAACATCTCTATAGATAGTAGTGAACCTGAATTGCATAATGAGTTCAGGGCTGTACCAGGATGTTATCAAAAGGCGTTTGAAGGAGCCGAGCGTTGCCGAAAGGCTGGTATCTTGACCGGGATTTCCACGTATGCAACGAGCGAGAGTATCAAGACAGGAAAGGTGGAAAAGCTCTTAAAGATTGCTCAAGAACAGGGATTTTCAGAAGTCACAATTTTTGATTGCATACCGTCCGGCCGATTCTTAAAAGACACGTCAAAAATACTAACTGCAGAAGACCGGAAACAATTGATTGCCCTTACGAAGAGATATCATGAGATGGACCATCTTATGGGAATAAATTGTATGTCTATTATTAATTCACCAAGGGGCGTGGGTTGTTATGGAGCCCAATCACAATTCTATATGACTGCATACGGTGACATCAACCCTTGTGATTTTAACCCGATCAACTTTGGGAATGTGCGTGAAATGTCCATCCAGGATATATGGAAAAAGATGGTAACGCATCCGGATTTCAGCAAGAGATATCCCACTTGTCGTATGCAGAGCAAGGCATACAGGAAAAAATATATTGATCCACTTCCCAAAAATGTGCGGCTGCCCGTAAAAATAGAAGATATTGCACCGGTTGAATTAGTTGATCTGGAGACAACCCTTGCAGGAGTAAGCTAA
- the lpxA gene encoding acyl-ACP--UDP-N-acetylglucosamine O-acyltransferase, with amino-acid sequence MKIHKSAIVHPNAVLGKEVEVGPFSIIGADVTVGDGTVIKNHVTVVGNTILGRNNVIYPNAVLGAEPQDLKYHGERTLLVLGDHNVVREGVTINIGTAGGGEKTVIGDNNFFMACAHIAHDCIIEDNVLLANGVLLGGHVVIERGAKLMGLVGIQPFVTIGRHAYVGGHTRIVQDVPPYVIIEGHPAKIRQVNVIGLERDGFSKEQIGEIKEAFMTLFRSRELNKSKALEELESKKDISPEVKYLIAFLRNMDKGKFGRYRESFRYSMVATT; translated from the coding sequence ATGAAAATTCATAAGTCGGCAATCGTGCACCCCAACGCAGTTTTGGGCAAAGAAGTCGAAGTAGGGCCTTTTTCTATAATAGGTGCGGACGTTACAGTCGGGGATGGGACAGTTATAAAAAATCACGTTACTGTGGTTGGAAATACTATCTTGGGAAGAAATAATGTCATCTATCCCAATGCCGTTTTGGGTGCAGAACCGCAGGACCTTAAATATCATGGTGAGCGTACTTTGCTTGTGCTGGGGGATCACAACGTGGTGCGGGAAGGCGTAACCATTAATATAGGTACAGCGGGTGGCGGAGAAAAAACAGTTATAGGTGATAACAATTTTTTCATGGCATGTGCACACATTGCCCACGACTGCATAATAGAGGATAACGTCCTTTTGGCGAATGGAGTGTTACTGGGCGGCCATGTTGTGATAGAAAGAGGTGCCAAGCTCATGGGGCTTGTTGGTATACAACCGTTTGTGACCATCGGGAGGCATGCATATGTGGGAGGTCATACTCGGATTGTTCAAGATGTTCCTCCGTATGTAATTATTGAAGGTCATCCGGCAAAGATACGTCAGGTAAATGTTATTGGATTGGAGAGAGATGGCTTTTCAAAAGAACAGATTGGTGAAATCAAAGAAGCATTTATGACGTTATTTCGCTCTCGCGAATTGAATAAAAGCAAGGCCCTGGAAGAATTGGAAAGTAAAAAAGACATTTCTCCTGAAGTTAAGTATCTTATCGCATTTTTGAGAAATATGGACAAGGGTAAGTTCGGAAGGTATCGGGAATCTTTTCGATATTCGATGGTAGCGACAACGTAA
- a CDS encoding DUF2249 domain-containing protein, translating to MSKTQPVILDVRNIVPRERHPKIFNTFDSLKKGEIMVLINDHDPKPLKYQLEAERSGQLDWKYVEQGPEVWKVEIAKK from the coding sequence ATGAGTAAAACACAGCCTGTCATATTAGATGTGAGAAATATTGTGCCCCGTGAAAGACACCCAAAGATATTTAATACCTTTGATAGTCTGAAAAAGGGAGAGATTATGGTCTTAATAAACGACCACGACCCGAAACCTTTGAAATATCAATTGGAGGCAGAACGGAGCGGGCAATTGGACTGGAAATATGTTGAACAAGGGCCGGAAGTTTGGAAGGTAGAAATAGCAAAAAAATAA
- the rpsR gene encoding 30S ribosomal protein S18 gives MSKKRFNKTSKCRFCRMGIEEVDYKDTQNLQKLTTTQGKLFSRKRSGNCAHHQHSVKTSIKRARFMALLPYVT, from the coding sequence ATGAGTAAAAAAAGATTTAATAAAACAAGCAAATGCCGGTTTTGCAGGATGGGAATCGAGGAGGTAGATTACAAAGATACGCAAAATTTACAAAAACTTACAACAACACAGGGAAAACTTTTTTCGAGAAAGCGTTCCGGGAATTGTGCCCATCATCAGCATTCGGTGAAGACTTCTATTAAAAGGGCGAGATTTATGGCGTTGCTTCCATATGTGACTTAG
- the rplI gene encoding 50S ribosomal protein L9 — protein MELLLKKNVDKLGMIGDVVKVKEGYARNYLLPKGLATTVSPANLKQIEKEKIKMELQLKEERVRLQGVLEKISAASCTISAKANEEGRLFGSVAAAQIADALAKEGYPVDKEMIKLDSPIKDCGVFNVTIALNPELQTKCKVSVVKEDVGQPE, from the coding sequence ATGGAATTGTTGCTGAAAAAAAATGTAGATAAGCTTGGTATGATTGGCGATGTTGTAAAGGTGAAGGAGGGCTATGCCAGGAATTACTTGTTGCCAAAAGGGTTGGCGACTACGGTTTCTCCTGCTAACCTAAAACAGATAGAAAAAGAAAAAATAAAGATGGAGTTGCAGTTAAAGGAAGAAAGAGTACGGCTGCAGGGGGTATTGGAGAAAATTTCTGCTGCCTCTTGTACGATTTCAGCAAAGGCAAATGAAGAAGGCAGACTCTTTGGTTCTGTTGCGGCTGCTCAGATTGCGGATGCATTAGCAAAAGAAGGATACCCGGTGGACAAGGAAATGATAAAACTAGATAGCCCAATAAAAGACTGTGGGGTGTTCAATGTTACAATTGCTTTGAATCCGGAATTGCAAACGAAGTGTAAAGTGTCAGTGGTAAAAGAGGATGTAGGTCAGCCAGAATAG
- a CDS encoding DUF1858 domain-containing protein has protein sequence MGSEVLITKKMSTGEVTKKYPATKAVFTKYFGKGCFDCPSFGTEDINLACMMHNTDVDKFVKELNEAAKQEAGKTS, from the coding sequence ATGGGCAGTGAGGTTCTTATCACGAAGAAAATGAGTACGGGAGAAGTGACGAAGAAATATCCTGCAACAAAGGCGGTTTTTACAAAGTATTTTGGAAAAGGATGTTTCGATTGTCCTTCCTTTGGTACGGAGGATATAAATCTTGCATGCATGATGCATAATACCGATGTTGATAAATTCGTTAAAGAGTTGAACGAAGCTGCAAAACAAGAGGCTGGCAAGACTTCATGA
- the dnaB gene encoding replicative DNA helicase, with protein sequence MVVESILERTLPQSIEAEMSVLGAMLLDNEIISLVIPIVNKKSFYKTAHQELYQTIVEVYDKGQTVDLVVLREELKKRSLLEKVGGVEYLMDLEEAVPTIGNVEFYANIVREKAIKRNLIEVAATIQKQAFDEGCDTGNLLDNSERAIFDITQKKFNTASTKLNEILKETFSRIENLHDRQNRLTGLSTGFYDLDDLTCGLQASELIIVAARPSMGKTSLALNIIEHVGVVDKKPAVLFSLEMSAQQVAQNMLCSHARIDAHKLRKGFLEDKQWSDLSYGLGSLSESPIFIDDTPGLTVLELRAKARRLKAQFDIQLVAVDYLQLMESSRAENRQQEISIISRGLKSLARELSIPVIVVSQLNRSVESREGHRPRMSDLRESGSIEQDADVVILLHREDYYDPEKKDGTAELIIAKQRNGPIGVVKLAFLSHFMRFENLASMGNK encoded by the coding sequence ATGGTTGTTGAGTCTATACTTGAGCGCACGTTGCCGCAGAGCATTGAGGCCGAGATGAGTGTCCTGGGTGCGATGTTGCTGGATAATGAGATTATTAGCCTTGTTATACCAATAGTGAATAAGAAGAGCTTTTATAAAACGGCTCATCAGGAATTGTATCAGACAATAGTGGAGGTTTATGATAAGGGGCAAACGGTTGATCTTGTCGTTCTCAGAGAAGAACTGAAAAAGCGTTCATTGTTGGAGAAGGTTGGTGGTGTAGAATATTTAATGGATCTAGAGGAGGCCGTCCCCACAATAGGGAATGTAGAATTTTACGCGAATATAGTACGTGAAAAAGCCATCAAAAGGAATCTCATCGAAGTTGCAGCAACTATCCAAAAACAGGCCTTTGATGAAGGCTGCGATACCGGGAACCTGCTTGATAACTCAGAAAGGGCTATCTTTGATATCACCCAGAAGAAGTTCAATACCGCATCCACAAAACTAAACGAAATCCTCAAAGAAACATTTAGCCGCATTGAAAATCTCCATGACAGACAAAACAGATTAACAGGATTATCGACCGGTTTCTACGATCTGGATGATCTTACGTGTGGCCTGCAGGCATCGGAGCTCATTATTGTTGCAGCAAGGCCAAGCATGGGCAAGACAAGTCTTGCACTGAATATAATCGAACACGTGGGGGTGGTAGACAAGAAACCCGCCGTACTGTTTTCCCTGGAAATGTCAGCGCAGCAGGTAGCACAAAATATGCTTTGTTCCCATGCACGGATAGATGCGCACAAATTGAGAAAGGGTTTTTTAGAGGATAAGCAATGGAGTGATCTCTCGTATGGACTGGGATCGCTTTCAGAGTCGCCTATTTTTATCGACGATACGCCAGGTCTTACCGTATTGGAGTTACGTGCAAAGGCACGGAGATTGAAAGCTCAGTTTGATATCCAATTGGTTGCAGTGGACTATTTACAGTTAATGGAATCCTCGCGCGCGGAAAATCGACAACAAGAAATTTCCATAATATCACGCGGTTTGAAATCACTTGCCAGGGAATTGTCGATACCGGTAATTGTCGTATCTCAGTTAAACAGATCCGTGGAGTCCCGGGAGGGCCATAGGCCAAGGATGTCTGACTTGCGCGAGTCTGGGTCAATTGAGCAGGACGCGGATGTTGTTATCCTTTTGCACAGGGAGGATTATTACGATCCAGAAAAGAAGGATGGTACGGCAGAACTCATTATTGCCAAGCAGCGTAACGGGCCTATAGGTGTGGTAAAATTGGCATTTCTTTCGCACTTCATGCGTTTTGAAAATTTAGCCTCCATGGGTAACAAATGA
- a CDS encoding Gfo/Idh/MocA family protein: MSRLKVAVVGVGHLGKEHARVYAELPGVELIGVVDIQRKQAEKIAQQYNTQCFTNHREIIDKVAAVSIAVPTKSHYIIAKEFLKHGVHVMIEKPMTGTVLEARELIGISKANRLVLQVGYIERFNPAIAAIKKLSINPRFIECHRLSPFTFRSADIGVVLDLMIHDLDIILHITGSKVKKFDAVGVNVISDKEDIANVRIQFQNGCVANVTASRVSLASMRKMRLFSQDSYISIDYQKKDALIYKKSPELTLKALNISEMDVSTIADLKSYVFGDLLKVEHIKMDDYEPLKKELESFVNCIVEHKEPVVSGEEGLKAIEVANDILCEIEKNLKLAYNSGYGG, from the coding sequence ATGTCCAGATTAAAGGTTGCAGTAGTCGGTGTTGGCCATCTTGGAAAGGAACATGCAAGGGTCTATGCAGAGTTGCCTGGAGTAGAGCTGATTGGAGTAGTCGATATACAGCGGAAACAGGCAGAAAAAATAGCCCAGCAGTACAACACACAATGTTTCACAAATCATAGGGAAATAATCGATAAAGTTGCAGCAGTAAGCATTGCGGTACCCACAAAGTCGCATTACATCATAGCAAAAGAATTCCTGAAACACGGAGTTCATGTTATGATCGAAAAACCTATGACGGGGACGGTATTAGAGGCAAGAGAATTAATAGGTATTAGCAAGGCAAATAGATTGGTGCTTCAAGTGGGATATATAGAACGATTCAATCCTGCAATAGCCGCAATTAAAAAACTTTCAATTAATCCAAGGTTTATAGAGTGTCATCGGCTAAGTCCGTTTACCTTTCGTTCTGCTGACATTGGTGTTGTGCTGGATTTGATGATACATGATCTTGATATTATCCTGCACATAACAGGTTCGAAGGTAAAGAAATTCGATGCCGTGGGAGTGAATGTTATTTCGGATAAAGAGGATATTGCTAATGTCCGCATTCAATTTCAGAACGGATGTGTGGCAAATGTAACCGCAAGCCGGGTATCGCTTGCATCCATGCGTAAGATGAGGTTATTTTCGCAGGATTCATATATTTCTATTGATTATCAGAAAAAGGATGCATTAATATATAAAAAATCGCCAGAATTAACATTGAAGGCGTTGAACATTTCCGAAATGGATGTTTCGACTATTGCTGATTTGAAAAGTTATGTATTTGGTGATCTCTTAAAGGTAGAACATATAAAGATGGATGATTATGAACCACTGAAGAAGGAACTTGAATCTTTTGTGAATTGCATTGTGGAGCATAAAGAGCCTGTTGTTTCCGGCGAGGAAGGCTTAAAGGCTATTGAGGTCGCAAATGATATTTTGTGCGAGATAGAGAAAAATCTTAAACTCGCTTACAATAGTGGGTATGGAGGATAA